Below is a genomic region from Candidatus Binataceae bacterium.
CGTGCGCAATCCGAAGATCCTGATGCTCGACGAACCGACCACCGGGCTCGACCCTACCCGCACCGGATCGATTCATGCGCTGGTGCGCCAAACGCAGCAGCGCTTCGGCCTAACCGTGGTGATGGTCAGCCATGACGTGCCCGCGGTATTTGAGATATCCGACCGCGTTGCTTTCATGCACGAGGGCCGGATGAAACTTACCGGAACCCCCGCCGAAGTTACTGCCGCCAACGACGAGGTCTTCAACCGCTTCCTGGCGGGCAGAGCCGCAGGAGACGAGCGCGACGCGGCCGCGCTCTAAGAGCAGACAATGTACGCCAGTTGGACAACCAAGCTTATCGTGGGACTTTTCGCCCTGGCTGGAATCGCGGCACTGGCGATTCTGTCGCTACGGCTGGGAAAAATAGAGCTGTTCAGCAACAGCGGCTACGTCATCTACGCGAATTTCGACAATATTTCCGGCCTGAAGGCTGGCGATCAGGTCGAAATCGCGGGTGTGCAGGTTGGCAAAGTAATTGCTTTGGGGCTCAAGGACTATCGCGCGCACGTGGCGCTGAGGATCAACACCGGTGTAGCGGTGGATACGGACGCAATAGCATCGATTAAGACCAGCGGTATAATTGGCGACAAATACGTCTCGATTTCTCTAGGCGGGGGCGAACATGATCTGACCGCTGGGGGCCTAATTCGCCGAACCCAGTCTGCCTTCGTGTTGGAAGATGCCATAGGCCAGTTGATCAACAGCAATGGCTCGAGCTCCGG
It encodes:
- a CDS encoding MlaD family protein, whose product is MYASWTTKLIVGLFALAGIAALAILSLRLGKIELFSNSGYVIYANFDNISGLKAGDQVEIAGVQVGKVIALGLKDYRAHVALRINTGVAVDTDAIASIKTSGIIGDKYVSISLGGGEHDLTAGGLIRRTQSAFVLEDAIGQLINSNGSSSGGSSSSGSGGASSGTHDKGLQ